The stretch of DNA GAACGTTACGGTGGTGGACGGCCTCTTTACCGTCGAACTGGATTACGGCTTGGGTGCGTTTCCCGGGGCGCCGCGCTGGATCGGCATCTCCGTGCGGTCACCGGCCGGTGGCGGATCGTACACGACGCTCGCCCCGCGTCAGCCCGTACGTTCAGCGCCCTATTCCATTTTCGCGCTGAGCACGCCCGAGTCGGGCTTCTGGCTGGCGAACGGCGACCACCTCTACAAGGGCGTCGTTGGCAACATCGGTATCGGCACCTCGAATCCGACTTGGCCGCTGCACGTCATTGAGAACGTATCGGACGGGCGGGGCATCTTCTCGACTGGCACCATCGCGATCAGCCGGAGCACCGACGCCGTAGGCCCTGGACTGCGGGTCTTCCGCAATCTCGGCACCTTTCCACTGATCTCGTCGGCTTCGATGGAAATTGACGGCAATCGCATGGACGCGTACGGGACCTTTGTCGGCTCGCCCAACACGATCCGGTTGAACTCGCTCGCGGCCGGCAACGTTACCCTGGGGGAAGCCGGCGGTAACGTCGGCATCGGCGTCGCCAGCCCTGGCCTGCGGTTGTCGATGGTGGATGCGGGCGTCGGCATGGATCGTCCGACCACGAATACGCTCGCGCTGTACACCGATGCGACGCAGCGTCTCCGTATCAGCAGTGTCGGCAACGTGGGCATCGGCACGACCGGCCCGAACTCGCAGTTGCACGTGAACGGGGCCGACGGGAGCAACGCATTCCGGGTCCAGGTGGCCGGCGCCACGAAGCTGCTGGTGCACAGCAACGGGAACGTAGGGATTGGTGGGAATCACACCCCGTCGGATGCGCTGCACATCAACAGCCCTGTGGGAACCCATTCACTCCGGGCGCAGGTGAATGGCACCACCCGGCTGCTGGTCCACGACAATGGTAACGTTGCGATCGGCGCCAATATCACGCCCCAGGACACGCTGCACGTTTCCGGCACCATGCGGACCAATACGCTCCGCATCATGGGGGGCTCCGATCTGTCGGAGCGTTTCGACGTGGCGGAACTGGCGGCGGCCAAGCCGTCTCCCGGCATGGTCGTCTGCATCGATCCCGCCAACCCCGGTAAGCTGGTCCCCAGTACGCGGTCCTATGACCGCACCGTGGCAGGCGTGATCAGTGGTGCGGGTGGGATTCACAGCGGCATGGTCATGGGGCAGGAGGGCAGTGAAGCCGACGGTGCGTTCCCCGTCGCGCTGACGGGCCGCGTTTATGTACTGGCGGATGCGAAGAACGGCGCGATTCAGCCCGGCGACCTGCTCACCACCGCGGACCTGCCGGGGCACGCCATGAAGGTGCAGGACTACACACGGGCGCAGGGTGCGATCATCGGCAAGGCCATGACAGCACTCGCGGCGGGCGAGACCGGCTACGTTCTCGTTCTGGTCGGGCTCCAGTAAGCGCCCGAGAGAGGAGACACGTCATGAAAATACCAATGATCCTGGCCCTGGGGCTGCTCGCAGCACTGGCACCGTGGGCAATGGCGGAAGAACTCACGCGTGAGGAGGCCACGCGACAATACACGGAACTGCTGGAAGAGCGCTGGCTGGAGTCCCCCCGCGAACCGGTCGATCCGATGCTCGCCTTCGAGGGCTTCTCGGAATACCCGTTCCTGGATGACCTGACACCCGGCTACGTGGTCGTCGAGGGCTGTATCCAGATTCCGTACGAAGATTATCTGCTGATGCTGGAGGACCCCACCCGGGCGGTCTATGGCGATGCAACGTTCTGGGGGACCACGATCCCCTTCGATTTCGCGGGCAACGTCAACGCGACGCGACAGCAGCAGGCGATCGACGCGATGAACGAGATTGCGGCCCGGACCGGCATCACGTTTGTCGCCCGGACCAATCAGACGGACTGGATCCGCTTCAATTCCAGCAGCTTCAACAATTCACCGGTCGGCCGCCAGGGCGGCATGCAAATCATCAATATCGTGAGCTGGAACACGCAGATCATCATCATCCACGAGATCTACCACTCGCTCGGCTTCTGGCACGAGCAGAGCGCCTCGGATCGGGACACTTTCGTCACGATCAACTGGAACAATATCTGCGGATCGAGTGGCGTGGTCGGCAACCAGTGTCATGCCGCCACCTGCCAGGGCTGCGTGAACAGTCAGGGCAACTTCATCTCGTGCGCTTTCAACTTCAACACTAACAACGATGCGAGCGTGTGGGGCCCGTATGACTTCGATTCGTTCATGCACTACCCCCGCTGGGCATTTTCGTGCAATGGTAACGACACGATCACGGTGAACCCGGCTTGGAATGCCCAGTGGCAGAACGTCATCGGGCAGCGCGACCACTTCAGTCTGATCGACGAGTTGTCGTGCCGCGGCATCTACCCGTTCGCCGGTGACCGCTGGCTGCGGACCGGCAGCTCGATCCTCCAGCTCGGGACTTTCCAGTTCCCGTACCGCGGCAACTTCTCGACGGCATTCTCGGGTACGCCGGTCAATGGCACCCTGTTGATCGATCCCGGGACCTATTCCGGCGTCGGGCACTACACGCAAGCGAAACTGATTCGAGGGACTTTCGGAACGGTGACGATCGGAAGTTAACCAGCGGCAGACTGGGCAAACGTCGATCCGGTGCAGCGAACGACCAGCGCAGGGGCCGTGCAAGGCCCCGCGCTGGTCGCCGCCTGGTCACGCAACCCCCCAAGGTCTGAGAAAGGCACTTCTCATTGCCTGCGATGACTGCGGGAGACATTCTTTCCGAAGTCTCAGCCGAAAGTTCGCGGTGTGACGCGGCCACGCAGCTATATTCCTAGAGGGAGGGGCCATGTGGTGCCCCGGGGCGCGCGAACCGCCAGGCGCCCTCCATCTGCTCATTTCACGTTGGAGGTGCGTGGCCATGCGATCCACTTGGATACCAGGGGCACTTCTGCTGCAGACATTTTCCGGATGGGTGGTCGGCGCGCTCGTGCTGGTTGCGGGGGCGCCGCCGGGTTGGGGGCAGGGTACCGCCGGGGCCCGGTCCGATGGCGTGGTGCGGCTCAACGAAGTGATGGCTTCGAACGGTGTGACGATTGCGGATGAGGATGGGGAGTACTCCGACTGGATCGAGTTGGTCAACATCGGCAGTGAGCCGCTGGCACTGGGAGGATTTGGTCTGTCCGACAATCTCGGACAGCCCTTTCGCTGGGTGTTCCCCGAGGTATGGATCGCGCCCGGAGAATTCCTGCTGGTTTGGGCATCGGGCAAGAATCGCGCCGTAGCCGGCATGCCGTTGCACACGAACTTTTCGATCTCACAGGCCGGTGAGGCGATCGTGCTGACGGCCCCCGATGGCAGCCGCGTGGATGAGCTGGGTCCGCGGGCGATTCCTCGGGACGTGTCCGTTGGCCGGCAACCCGACGGTGTGGGGGCCTGGCTCTACTTCTACGATCCGACACCGGGCGCAAGCAATGTCGGACAGGGATTTGCGGCCTTGCTGGACCCGCCGGACTTCTCGCACGCCGGTGGCTGGCACCCGGCCGCATTCGAACTGCACCTGGCTACCGCCGATCCCGCTGCGATGATCCTCTACACGTTGGACGGCTCTGAACCGGACCCGCTCAACCTCGCAGGCAGTGGGCCGGAGTATCAGGTGGACTATTTCTTCCCGGGGGTCTCGTCGCAGCATGTACTGGTGCCGCGCCGCAACCACACCTTCACGTACACCGGGCCGATCTCGATTCTGCCGGCATCACTGCTGGCCAACGACCTTTCGGAAATCATCACAACTTATCGCAACGCACCCAGCTACTGGTGGCGACGGCCTTCAACCCAGGGCTTCCGCGGTACGGTCGTGCGGGCCCGCATCTGCAAGGATGGTTATTGCGGCAGCACAACGACGCACACCTACCTGATTCACCCGCTGGGCAGCGCCCGCTACACGCTACCGGTGGTGGCGCTTAGCACGAACCCGGAGCACTTCTTCGGTTATGCGCAGGGCTTCTATGTCGAGGGGACCCATTATTTTGCCGGTGGCGGGACGGAGTTCCTGTGGGCTGCCCACGGAAACTACTTCCAGGACTGGGAGAAGCCCGCCCATGTCGAACTGTATGAAGCCGACGGCACGCACGCCTTCTCACAGAACCTGGGGCTCAAGATCCACGGCGGCGGGGGGCGCACCATCCCTGACAAGTCTTTCCGCGTGTATGCCCGCAACGCCTACGATGCCAGCGATACCGTTCACTACGAGTTCTTCCCGGGTGCCACGAAACCGGGCAGTGCTGAACCCGTCAACGAGTTTCGCCGCTTTCTGCTGCGAACCGCCGGGAATGTCCGCAATCACCTGCGGGATGTACCGGCGCACCTTGTCATGGCGCCGCTGCAGGTCGGAACGCAGCGCAGCCGTCCCCTGATTCAGTTCGTGAATGGCGAGTACTGGGGGATCACGTACGCCCGCGACCGCTTCGACGAGTATCACCTCGCGCACCACTACAACCTCGACCCCGAGAACGTGATCGTCCTTGACGCGCCGTGGGGCATCATCGACGCAAGCAAGGTCGAGGCCGGACTGCCGACAGACATTGTCCACTACAACCACCTGTACCAGTTTGCGGTGCAGCAGGATCTGGGCGTTCCGACGAATTACGAATATGTGACCACCTTGCTCGACATCGACAGCTACATCGACTTCAACGTAGCTTTCATCTTCATGAACAACTACGACTGGTACGGCAGCAAGCACTTCCGCTACTGGCGTGTGCGTGAAACGTCGCCGGCGCCGTACCAGGACGGCCGTTGGCGCATCCTCGTGTGGGACTTCGACACTTCACCCTATGTGCCGACCTACGACTTGCTGCGCAATGCGCTGCACCCCACCGGTGGCGGAGACAACCTGGCGTTCGGATCGGCGTCCCGGACCGCTCTCTTGCGCGCCCTGCTGACGAATCCGAGCTTCCGACAACGCTTCATCAACCGCTTCGCCGACCACATGAACACCACGTTCCAGCCCGCTCGCATCACCGCCATCGTGCAGGAACAGTACGCACTGCTCGCGCCCGAACTGCTCGAGTACCGCCAGCGCTGGCGACGTGATGCCACCACCCTCGACACGGTCACGCAGTGGGTGGATTTCGCGGAGAATCGCGCGTTCCACCAGCGGGACCATCTGCGCACGCACCTCAACGTCGGCGCCGATGTAACCGTTACGGTGGACGTCTCGAATCCTGCGCACGGCCATGTCCGTGTCAACACGGTGGAAATCGTCCCGACAACCGCTGGTGTGGGTGCCCAGCCGTACCCCTGGACCGGGGTGTACTTCGAAGCTGTCCCGATCGAGCTCACAGCTCTGCCTGCGCCGGACCATGTTTTCGCAGGTTGGGAAGGGTTGCCGCCCGGCACCCCGGCCAGTGTCACGCTGAGTGTCACGGAACCCCTTAGCGTGGTAGCCCTGTTCGAGCCGACCACTCCGCGCGCCCTGGTCCATTACTGGAATTTCAACCATGTGCCGACACTGCTCGATCCCACGCATACCGTCGGCGGGGCGCATTTTACGATCAACCCGGGGCCGCTCACCGTCGTCCTCGACGGGAACGGCAACGGTTTCTGGGGCGAGAACGCGCGCCAGGGCGACGCGCCGGGCACACACCTGCGAGTGAACAATCCGCTGGGTGCGACCGTGACCTTCGCGCTCCCGACCACGGGATATGAGGACATCATCGTGCAGTATGAAACGCGCCGCTCCGGGCAGGGGGCCGGGCGGCAGCAGGTCTCCTACACCACGAACGGGGTGGACTACCTCCCGCTCGTCGAGCTGGTCGTGCAGGATGATGACCCCATCCTGTACGCCTTCGACTTGACCGGTGTCGCGGCCGTGGCTGAGAATCCGGACTTCGCCCTGCGCATCCTGTTCGAGCAGGGCGCCGGGAGCACCGTCGGCAACAATCGGTTTGATAACCTGACCCTCGACGGACGCCCGACCGGTAGTCTGAATGCGCCCCCGCTGATTGTCGCGGTGCCGCCGTTGCAAGAAGTCGTCGAGGCGGCCAACCCCGTGCTGATCAACCTCGCAGACGTTTTCAGTGACCCCGATGTGGATCCGCTGACCTACGGTTTCCAGGTGGCGCGACCCTGGGTCGCGAGTGCTACCGTGGTCGGCAGCATCCTCACCCTCACGCCCCTGGTGCGTGGCGACACGCACATCACCATCACCGCGGATGATGGTCACAATCCGGCCGTCGCCACGAGTTTCCGGGTGCTGGTCTATCCGGAAGCACATTTGCTCGCCACGGGTGCGTACGAATTCGGGGCGTGGGACCCCGACATGCCCGAGTATGCCTATCCCGCGCACATGCTCTTTCTACAGAGCGACCGCACCGATCCGGTGTTGAACACACCCTTGCTATTTCCGTATTACATTCCACATGATGACTATCATGATGATGACCTCGGCACCCTCGGATTCCCCTACAACAACACCCGGCGAACCCGGCTGAATGGACTGGGCCCGGCGGGCATCTCGTTCATCAATACCGGGTTCGACCGCGACCTCGGTGGTGCCTTGCTCGCGGTGAATACGGTCGGGCTGGAGGAAGTGCCGGTCGAATGGGTGGTGGGTACCGTATTGCGTAATTCGCGGCTCTATGCACTGCGGTTGCAGTACCGCGTGGGGAGCACGGGACCCTTTGTGGACGTGCTCGCAAACGGCCAACCGGTCGAGTACCTGGCCGGTGCCGACGGCGATGTTCAGGGCAGCGGACCGGTGACTTTGCCGGGCGCGGCACTCGATCAGCCGTACGTGCAGCTCCTGTGGCGCTACTACCACGTCTCGGGAAGCAGCGGCCCCCGGGCGGAGTTACGATTGGACGATCTCCGAGTCGGGCTCTCGGCACCACCCGGGCTGGGCGATTTCAACGGGGACGGTGTCATCGACTTTGCGGATTTCGAGATCTTTGTGATTTACATGTCAGGACCGGATGTACTCTACGATCCGCAG from Phycisphaerales bacterium encodes:
- a CDS encoding CotH kinase family protein, with the translated sequence MRSTWIPGALLLQTFSGWVVGALVLVAGAPPGWGQGTAGARSDGVVRLNEVMASNGVTIADEDGEYSDWIELVNIGSEPLALGGFGLSDNLGQPFRWVFPEVWIAPGEFLLVWASGKNRAVAGMPLHTNFSISQAGEAIVLTAPDGSRVDELGPRAIPRDVSVGRQPDGVGAWLYFYDPTPGASNVGQGFAALLDPPDFSHAGGWHPAAFELHLATADPAAMILYTLDGSEPDPLNLAGSGPEYQVDYFFPGVSSQHVLVPRRNHTFTYTGPISILPASLLANDLSEIITTYRNAPSYWWRRPSTQGFRGTVVRARICKDGYCGSTTTHTYLIHPLGSARYTLPVVALSTNPEHFFGYAQGFYVEGTHYFAGGGTEFLWAAHGNYFQDWEKPAHVELYEADGTHAFSQNLGLKIHGGGGRTIPDKSFRVYARNAYDASDTVHYEFFPGATKPGSAEPVNEFRRFLLRTAGNVRNHLRDVPAHLVMAPLQVGTQRSRPLIQFVNGEYWGITYARDRFDEYHLAHHYNLDPENVIVLDAPWGIIDASKVEAGLPTDIVHYNHLYQFAVQQDLGVPTNYEYVTTLLDIDSYIDFNVAFIFMNNYDWYGSKHFRYWRVRETSPAPYQDGRWRILVWDFDTSPYVPTYDLLRNALHPTGGGDNLAFGSASRTALLRALLTNPSFRQRFINRFADHMNTTFQPARITAIVQEQYALLAPELLEYRQRWRRDATTLDTVTQWVDFAENRAFHQRDHLRTHLNVGADVTVTVDVSNPAHGHVRVNTVEIVPTTAGVGAQPYPWTGVYFEAVPIELTALPAPDHVFAGWEGLPPGTPASVTLSVTEPLSVVALFEPTTPRALVHYWNFNHVPTLLDPTHTVGGAHFTINPGPLTVVLDGNGNGFWGENARQGDAPGTHLRVNNPLGATVTFALPTTGYEDIIVQYETRRSGQGAGRQQVSYTTNGVDYLPLVELVVQDDDPILYAFDLTGVAAVAENPDFALRILFEQGAGSTVGNNRFDNLTLDGRPTGSLNAPPLIVAVPPLQEVVEAANPVLINLADVFSDPDVDPLTYGFQVARPWVASATVVGSILTLTPLVRGDTHITITADDGHNPAVATSFRVLVYPEAHLLATGAYEFGAWDPDMPEYAYPAHMLFLQSDRTDPVLNTPLLFPYYIPHDDYHDDDLGTLGFPYNNTRRTRLNGLGPAGISFINTGFDRDLGGALLAVNTVGLEEVPVEWVVGTVLRNSRLYALRLQYRVGSTGPFVDVLANGQPVEYLAGADGDVQGSGPVTLPGAALDQPYVQLLWRYYHVSGSSGPRAELRLDDLRVGLSAPPGLGDFNGDGVIDFADFEIFVIYMSGPDVLYDPQNLPPEGPLVPDADGYLACDFDRDGDVDKHDLAIFKRQMVP